In one Sphingomonas hankookensis genomic region, the following are encoded:
- the tssM gene encoding type VI secretion system membrane subunit TssM, whose product MMRRFFTNWYAVTLLSALVLALIIVFALPLFFAFFRPWSVRIAFVIGIALLWGAWWGWRRWRAKKRSDAIAKELAGPDAAEEEGKALGSRMGDALAKLRNASGNRRDYLYSRPWYVIIGPPGAGKTTALLHSGLRFPFVEQAAKGVGGTRNLDFWFADEAVLVDTAGRYTTQDSDATVDAAGWSAFLNLLKRHRPAQPINGIIVAIGVDTLVGSDCAAIDAHASAVRRRLVELRRTLETAVPVYLIVTKADLLAGFGTYFDDLDVEGRRAVFGATLPYADGRPSAEALAQAFDISAQAIADRQARRLFEEVDQRRRGMMLGFPAQLRSLRARLMRFAEGAFVAGDDAPAQLRGFYLTSGVQEGAPLDRILAAMGDVYETPAGGMETRSRAYFLNRLLTEVMFPEAGLGATDLRARTRHRARLIAALAAIGIVTALVLTAWGISYARNRAFQNELAARAQLAENQLREAGVDLVQVREDDADLRAALPALDTLRNLPRGYAERRAGGPPLMMTFGLYQSSLSQQAEESYRVALRRILLPRLLLRLEAVMRADGRDPMRLYEPLKVYLMLGQQGPMDAKAVKAWVTADWAGELYPGADSQAERTALTKHLDALLEDRDIASVWPNRRPPLDAGLVASARAAVQTLSLADRAYAVMRQKAASAGPAWEAANILSQGDVLAFANPDAVAAYRIPYFFTRAGYEKAYLPGLATVQQDLKRDLWVLGGAGEAGVGEELSNVRPGVAGLYAKDYIAAWDGIIAAMKPGAYFRDPAAFGALTKSPSPLKRVLLELRKNTIFTGGVQAGLARAGRYGMNRSRLGRVANEIGRDRASGIDAGDEITAYFATLHEYVGDGRGSAPVDEFIGGIKAAGQAVIAAQSVGGGGGSDATQAAMATALATVKASAAQAPPQLQSFVNAAAGGGAAAQIGAASGAVTDAYAQSVLPACQGVAQEHYPFFANAPDAPMAETLRVFGMGGVIDSFVQQRLAKMIDTGGPVWRWREGDPVAAALNPATPEAFARSAELRDLLAGGLPIKVAVARFGQGVGTVELSSGGTRYRFTPTANQPRPLLWSANGGLPEASLILYGPATPGAAPAGGDAPPGPEIARIEAEGPWALFRLMDRAEKRNAGEQRIEAGFGDGAARSTLAIALPTKRNPFSRAGLWSFRCPRAL is encoded by the coding sequence TCTCTACAGCCGCCCCTGGTATGTCATCATCGGCCCGCCGGGTGCGGGCAAGACGACGGCATTGCTCCATTCGGGCCTGCGCTTCCCGTTCGTCGAACAGGCGGCGAAGGGCGTTGGCGGCACCCGCAACCTCGATTTCTGGTTCGCCGACGAAGCGGTGCTGGTCGACACCGCCGGCCGCTATACGACGCAGGATTCGGACGCGACCGTCGATGCGGCGGGGTGGAGCGCGTTCCTGAACCTGCTCAAGCGCCATCGTCCGGCACAACCGATCAACGGCATCATCGTCGCGATCGGCGTCGATACGCTGGTCGGCAGCGACTGCGCCGCGATCGACGCGCATGCGAGTGCCGTGCGGCGGCGGCTGGTCGAGCTGCGCCGCACGCTGGAAACGGCGGTCCCGGTCTATCTGATCGTGACCAAGGCCGATCTGCTCGCCGGGTTCGGCACCTATTTCGACGATCTGGATGTCGAGGGTCGACGCGCGGTGTTCGGTGCGACGCTTCCCTACGCCGATGGTCGCCCGAGCGCCGAGGCGCTGGCGCAGGCATTCGACATATCGGCACAGGCGATCGCCGACCGGCAGGCGCGGCGATTGTTCGAGGAAGTCGACCAGCGCCGCCGCGGCATGATGCTGGGCTTCCCGGCGCAGTTGCGTAGTCTGCGCGCGCGGTTGATGCGCTTTGCCGAGGGCGCGTTCGTCGCTGGGGACGATGCCCCGGCGCAGTTGCGCGGTTTCTATTTGACCAGTGGCGTGCAGGAAGGGGCGCCGCTCGACCGTATCCTCGCCGCGATGGGCGATGTGTACGAAACGCCTGCCGGGGGGATGGAGACGCGCAGCCGCGCCTATTTCCTCAACCGGCTGTTGACCGAGGTGATGTTCCCCGAAGCCGGGTTGGGGGCGACCGACCTGCGCGCGCGCACCCGGCACCGCGCGCGGCTGATCGCGGCGTTGGCGGCGATCGGGATCGTCACCGCGCTGGTGCTGACCGCATGGGGCATCAGCTATGCCCGCAACCGGGCGTTTCAGAACGAATTGGCGGCACGCGCGCAGCTGGCCGAGAACCAACTGCGCGAGGCAGGGGTCGATCTGGTGCAGGTGCGCGAGGATGATGCCGATCTGCGCGCGGCGCTGCCCGCGCTCGACACGCTGCGCAACCTGCCGCGCGGCTATGCCGAACGGCGTGCGGGCGGACCGCCGCTGATGATGACCTTCGGGCTGTACCAGTCGAGTCTGAGCCAACAGGCCGAGGAAAGCTATCGCGTGGCGCTGCGCCGGATCCTGCTGCCGCGCCTGTTGCTGCGGCTGGAGGCGGTGATGCGTGCCGATGGGCGCGATCCGATGCGGCTGTACGAACCGCTCAAAGTCTATCTGATGCTGGGCCAGCAGGGGCCGATGGATGCGAAGGCGGTCAAGGCATGGGTCACCGCCGACTGGGCGGGCGAACTCTATCCCGGGGCCGACAGCCAGGCCGAGCGCACCGCGCTGACCAAGCATCTCGACGCGCTGCTGGAGGATCGCGACATTGCGTCGGTGTGGCCCAACCGTCGCCCGCCGCTCGACGCCGGGCTGGTCGCGTCCGCCCGCGCGGCGGTACAGACGCTGAGCCTTGCCGACCGCGCCTATGCGGTGATGCGGCAGAAGGCGGCATCGGCGGGTCCGGCGTGGGAGGCGGCGAACATATTGTCGCAGGGCGATGTGCTGGCCTTTGCCAATCCGGACGCGGTCGCGGCCTATCGCATCCCCTATTTCTTCACGCGCGCGGGTTATGAGAAGGCGTATCTGCCGGGATTGGCGACGGTGCAGCAGGATCTGAAGCGCGACCTGTGGGTGCTGGGCGGTGCCGGGGAAGCCGGGGTCGGCGAGGAATTGTCGAACGTCCGGCCGGGCGTCGCCGGCCTCTATGCCAAGGACTATATCGCGGCGTGGGACGGCATCATCGCCGCAATGAAGCCCGGCGCCTATTTCCGCGATCCCGCCGCGTTCGGGGCGCTGACCAAGAGTCCGTCGCCGCTGAAGCGCGTGCTGCTCGAACTGCGCAAGAACACGATCTTTACCGGCGGGGTGCAGGCCGGGCTGGCGCGGGCCGGGCGCTATGGCATGAATCGCTCGCGGCTGGGCCGGGTCGCCAACGAGATCGGCCGCGATCGCGCCAGCGGGATCGATGCGGGCGACGAGATCACCGCCTATTTCGCCACCCTCCACGAATATGTCGGCGACGGGCGCGGTTCGGCCCCGGTCGACGAGTTCATCGGCGGGATCAAGGCGGCGGGACAGGCAGTGATCGCGGCGCAGTCGGTCGGCGGCGGCGGCGGATCGGATGCGACTCAGGCGGCGATGGCCACCGCACTCGCCACGGTCAAGGCATCGGCGGCGCAGGCTCCGCCGCAGTTGCAATCCTTCGTCAATGCGGCGGCAGGTGGCGGGGCGGCGGCGCAGATCGGCGCGGCGAGCGGCGCGGTGACCGATGCCTATGCCCAGAGCGTCCTTCCAGCCTGTCAGGGGGTTGCCCAGGAGCACTACCCTTTCTTCGCAAATGCCCCGGACGCGCCGATGGCTGAAACGCTGCGCGTGTTCGGGATGGGCGGGGTGATCGATTCCTTCGTGCAGCAGCGGCTGGCGAAGATGATCGACACCGGCGGGCCGGTGTGGCGCTGGCGTGAGGGTGATCCGGTGGCGGCGGCGCTCAACCCCGCGACGCCGGAAGCCTTTGCGCGAAGTGCCGAGCTGCGCGACCTGCTGGCCGGCGGGCTGCCGATCAAGGTCGCGGTGGCGCGGTTCGGGCAGGGGGTCGGCACGGTCGAACTGTCGAGCGGCGGCACCCGCTATCGCTTTACGCCTACAGCCAACCAGCCACGTCCGCTGCTGTGGTCGGCCAATGGTGGCCTGCCCGAGGCGTCGCTGATCCTCTACGGCCCCGCGACGCCGGGTGCCGCGCCGGCTGGGGGCGATGCGCCGCCGGGACCGGAGATCGCGCGGATCGAGGCGGAAGGGCCGTGGGCGCTGTTCCGGTTGATGGACCGTGCCGAGAAGCGCAATGCCGGCGAGCAGCGGATCGAGGCCGGGTTCGGCGACGGCGCGGCGCGCAGCACGCTGGCCATCGCGCTGCCGACGAAGCGTAACCCGTTCAGCCGCGCCGGGCTGTGGTCGTTCCGTTGCCCGAGGGCGCTATGA
- the tagF gene encoding type VI secretion system-associated protein TagF — translation MAWVFGKLPAHGDFVARGMDAATRGMLDDWLAAAMEAARVRYPDFADRFDAAQPWRAEGNGVAGAIAASQDAVGRRFPLLLLTDGDRHDPAACEELLYAAITEGWDVDRLAAVGAPPRRPVARWIGEDRSLNGARPVDLIGEMLA, via the coding sequence ATGGCATGGGTTTTCGGCAAGCTGCCCGCGCATGGCGATTTCGTGGCGCGCGGCATGGATGCGGCGACCCGCGGGATGCTGGACGACTGGCTGGCGGCGGCGATGGAGGCGGCGCGGGTGCGGTATCCGGATTTTGCGGACCGGTTTGACGCGGCGCAGCCGTGGCGTGCGGAGGGTAATGGCGTAGCCGGGGCGATCGCCGCGTCCCAGGATGCGGTGGGTCGGCGCTTTCCATTGCTGCTGCTGACCGATGGCGACCGCCATGATCCGGCGGCGTGCGAGGAACTGCTCTACGCCGCGATCACCGAAGGCTGGGACGTGGACCGGCTGGCGGCGGTGGGGGCACCCCCTCGCCGCCCGGTGGCACGCTGGATCGGCGAGGACCGTTCGCTGAATGGTGCTCGCCCGGTCGACCTGATCGGCGAGATGCTGGCATGA
- a CDS encoding PP2C family protein-serine/threonine phosphatase, protein MSGAVRARGVAATHPGLKRRINEDRFCARPDLGLWAVADGMGGHAHGDWASNAVVQALEGVALPADFHDATRTVADAVHSANRRIWAEAQRRTQQMGSTVVALLVQQGCFSAIWVGDSRAYVLRDGVLHPLTRDHSQVQEMVDRGLISPEQARDHPRGHVLARAVGVGARLEVDVVTDDALPGDLFLLCSDGLTATTDEATIAAVMAMPDRQAALDRLIEGALAGGAPDNVTIVLVAVEEATTLSLGRGVA, encoded by the coding sequence ATGAGCGGCGCGGTCCGTGCGCGCGGGGTCGCCGCGACCCATCCGGGGCTGAAGCGCCGCATCAACGAGGACCGCTTCTGCGCCCGCCCCGATCTGGGGCTGTGGGCGGTGGCCGATGGCATGGGCGGCCATGCCCATGGCGACTGGGCCTCGAACGCGGTGGTCCAGGCTTTGGAAGGGGTGGCGCTGCCCGCCGATTTCCACGACGCCACGCGCACGGTTGCCGATGCGGTGCACAGCGCCAACCGCCGTATCTGGGCCGAGGCGCAGCGGCGGACGCAGCAAATGGGGTCGACCGTCGTCGCGCTGCTGGTGCAGCAGGGCTGTTTCTCGGCGATCTGGGTCGGCGACAGCCGCGCCTATGTCCTGCGCGACGGTGTGCTGCACCCGCTGACCCGCGATCACAGCCAAGTGCAGGAAATGGTCGATCGCGGGCTGATCTCGCCCGAACAGGCGCGCGACCATCCGCGCGGCCATGTGCTCGCGCGCGCCGTCGGCGTGGGCGCGCGGCTGGAGGTCGATGTCGTGACCGACGATGCGCTGCCGGGCGACCTGTTCCTGCTGTGCAGCGACGGGCTGACTGCGACCACCGACGAGGCGACGATTGCCGCCGTGATGGCGATGCCCGACCGGCAGGCCGCGCTCGACCGGTTGATCGAAGGTGCGTTGGCAGGCGGGGCGCCGGACAATGTGACGATCGTGCTGGTCGCGGTCGAGGAAGCGACGACGCTGTCGCTCGGGCGAGGCGTCGCATGA
- a CDS encoding serine/threonine-protein kinase, whose amino-acid sequence MIGEDDHDRTVFQPGDGDGDRTVFEPVGGTVSQRSAHIQPGDVLNHMFVVRRFLARGGMGEVFEGANLATDERVAIKVMLPALAADPNVITLFKREAQTLTRLHHEAVVQYRVLAMEPELGVLYIVTEYIDGTSLSDMLATLNPDPAALGALLRRLASGLAAAHRLGAIHRDVAPDNVLLGGGDLKRAKLIDFGIAKDLDPGTATIVGDGFAGKLGYVAPEQLGDFDRALGPWTDVYSLGLLILAVARGADLGLGGTLVDAVDKRRAGLDLSAVPLPLRGVVERMVRPDPAQRLRDMDAVLAALDAAEVPGAAPSGLPRRWLWLAGAALLAIVVAVALFLSGRGGDDPAEGGTPVMVPGDPVQNARSAIDSALPSVGCTWLSITDIAAAGGGVDVALTGVAGDPAQAQREIAETLRDRGIAARKMDFADVAVITPAGCAALDAYRQIRANGRNRLSVPQRRFEMRAQDDGSAYAGRQAASAIVGIDIGDPTLDFALLGIEPSGRIAMLIENRRAFAEALRASRNEVPIKDLGNDRYRLQIDLDHAGWSGLLLVTGKGPFEPAVLAPPLGSRGSDWRDKVATLAGERGWRTEMIWFESVASR is encoded by the coding sequence ATGATCGGCGAGGATGACCACGACCGCACCGTGTTTCAGCCGGGCGACGGCGATGGCGATCGCACCGTGTTCGAACCCGTAGGCGGCACGGTGTCGCAGCGCAGCGCCCATATCCAGCCCGGCGACGTCCTGAACCACATGTTCGTCGTGCGCCGTTTCCTGGCACGTGGCGGCATGGGCGAGGTGTTCGAGGGCGCGAACCTTGCCACCGACGAACGCGTCGCGATCAAGGTGATGCTGCCCGCGCTGGCCGCCGATCCGAACGTCATCACCCTGTTCAAGCGCGAGGCGCAGACGCTCACCCGGCTGCATCACGAGGCGGTGGTGCAGTACCGCGTACTGGCGATGGAGCCGGAACTGGGCGTCCTCTACATCGTCACCGAATATATCGACGGGACCAGCCTGTCGGACATGCTCGCGACGCTGAACCCCGATCCGGCGGCGCTGGGCGCGCTGTTGCGGCGGCTGGCATCCGGCCTTGCGGCGGCGCATCGGCTGGGGGCGATCCACCGTGACGTGGCACCCGATAATGTGCTGCTGGGCGGCGGCGACCTGAAGCGGGCAAAGCTGATCGATTTCGGCATCGCCAAGGACCTCGACCCCGGTACGGCGACGATCGTCGGCGACGGGTTCGCCGGCAAGCTGGGCTATGTCGCGCCCGAGCAACTGGGCGATTTCGACCGGGCGCTGGGGCCGTGGACCGATGTCTATAGTCTCGGGCTGCTGATCCTCGCGGTCGCGCGCGGCGCGGATCTGGGGCTGGGTGGCACGCTGGTCGATGCGGTCGACAAGCGACGCGCGGGGCTGGACCTGTCCGCCGTCCCGCTGCCCTTGCGCGGCGTCGTCGAGCGGATGGTGCGACCCGACCCGGCGCAGCGGCTGCGCGATATGGATGCGGTGCTGGCGGCACTCGACGCGGCGGAAGTGCCGGGGGCCGCGCCGAGCGGTCTGCCGCGGCGCTGGCTGTGGCTGGCGGGGGCGGCGCTGCTCGCCATCGTCGTAGCGGTCGCGCTGTTCCTGTCGGGGCGGGGGGGCGACGATCCTGCCGAGGGCGGCACGCCGGTCATGGTGCCGGGCGACCCGGTGCAGAACGCGCGCTCCGCGATCGATTCCGCGCTGCCGTCGGTCGGCTGTACGTGGCTGAGCATTACCGACATCGCGGCGGCGGGCGGTGGGGTCGATGTCGCGTTGACGGGCGTGGCGGGCGACCCGGCACAGGCGCAGCGCGAGATTGCCGAGACGCTGCGCGATCGGGGCATCGCCGCGCGCAAGATGGATTTCGCCGACGTCGCCGTCATCACCCCGGCGGGATGCGCCGCACTGGACGCCTATCGTCAGATCCGCGCGAACGGTCGCAACCGGCTGAGCGTGCCGCAGCGCCGGTTCGAGATGCGGGCGCAGGACGACGGGTCGGCCTATGCCGGGCGGCAGGCGGCGAGCGCGATCGTCGGGATCGATATCGGCGATCCGACGCTCGACTTCGCGCTGCTCGGGATCGAACCGTCGGGGCGGATCGCGATGCTGATCGAGAATCGCCGTGCCTTTGCGGAGGCGCTGCGGGCGTCGCGCAACGAGGTGCCGATCAAGGACCTGGGCAACGATCGCTACCGGTTGCAGATCGACCTGGATCATGCCGGATGGTCGGGGCTGCTGCTGGTCACCGGCAAGGGGCCGTTCGAACCGGCGGTGCTCGCCCCGCCGCTCGGCAGCCGCGGTAGCGACTGGCGCGACAAGGTGGCGACGCTGGCGGGCGAGCGCGGCTGGCGCACCGAGATGATCTGGTTCGAATCGGTCGCGTCGCGCTGA
- a CDS encoding DNA gyrase inhibitor YacG: MSRPASRNNCPLCSAPTDAAYRPFCSRGCRDRDMLNWMGEGYRIPGPAASSDEKGETGLDSDDSQR; this comes from the coding sequence ATGTCCAGGCCCGCTTCCCGTAACAACTGCCCGCTGTGTTCCGCACCGACGGACGCTGCCTATCGTCCCTTTTGCAGCCGCGGCTGTCGCGACCGCGACATGTTGAACTGGATGGGGGAGGGATATCGGATTCCCGGTCCGGCCGCCTCGTCCGACGAAAAAGGTGAAACCGGGCTGGACAGCGACGATTCGCAACGCTAA
- a CDS encoding ribonuclease, with translation MADWIVERGIGEIRAARIVDDEIVEARIEPDDALLAGTILPARLVRRITVRNEGIVAWDGGEALLHPLPRAVTEGATLLVEITRPATPEPGKPKRARARPALPDAFPGDGPSLAALPGARIVGPFDRDLLGEAGWPLLIEEAMTGQVGFPGGALSISLTPAMTLIDVDGDVAPADLAITGARAAARAIARLDLAGSIGIDLPTVGDKAVRLAAAEAIDATLPQPFERTAVNGFGFLQIVRRRSRASLPELFAHVPAHARALLRQAERDRGSGERTLTAHPSVIAAIAARPDWVQAVERTLGATLALRGDAGLAISAGHVQARFP, from the coding sequence TTGGCTGACTGGATCGTCGAGCGCGGCATCGGCGAAATCCGTGCCGCCCGCATCGTCGATGACGAGATCGTAGAAGCACGGATCGAACCGGACGACGCGCTGCTCGCCGGCACGATTCTCCCCGCCCGCCTCGTCCGCCGCATTACCGTGCGCAACGAAGGCATCGTCGCGTGGGACGGCGGCGAGGCGCTGCTCCACCCCCTGCCCCGTGCGGTTACCGAAGGGGCGACGCTGCTGGTCGAGATTACCCGGCCTGCCACCCCCGAACCCGGCAAGCCCAAGCGCGCCCGCGCCCGCCCCGCCCTGCCCGACGCCTTTCCGGGCGATGGCCCCTCGCTCGCTGCTCTGCCTGGTGCCCGCATCGTCGGCCCGTTCGACCGCGACCTGCTGGGCGAGGCGGGCTGGCCGTTGCTGATCGAGGAGGCGATGACCGGACAGGTCGGCTTTCCCGGCGGGGCGCTGAGCATATCGCTCACCCCCGCCATGACGCTGATCGACGTTGACGGCGACGTGGCCCCCGCCGACCTCGCGATTACCGGCGCGCGCGCGGCGGCGCGGGCCATCGCCCGGCTCGACCTTGCCGGATCGATCGGCATCGACCTGCCGACGGTCGGCGACAAGGCCGTGCGCCTCGCTGCCGCCGAGGCGATCGACGCCACCTTGCCGCAACCCTTCGAGCGGACCGCCGTCAACGGCTTCGGCTTTCTCCAGATCGTCCGCCGCCGCAGCCGCGCGTCGCTGCCCGAACTGTTCGCCCATGTCCCCGCCCATGCCCGCGCGCTGCTGCGTCAGGCGGAGCGCGACCGGGGCAGCGGCGAACGCACGCTCACCGCACATCCCTCCGTCATCGCCGCCATCGCCGCGCGGCCCGACTGGGTGCAGGCGGTCGAACGCACGCTCGGCGCCACGCTCGCCTTGCGGGGCGACGCCGGCCTCGCCATATCCGCCGGCCATGTCCAGGCCCGCTTCCCGTAA
- a CDS encoding Maf family protein produces the protein MRLILASTSPRRRDLLARIGAVPDRVEAPDIDENPLKGELPRPYALRLAEAKARAIGPQDGAVVLAGDTTIALGRRILPPATTEDVQRELLGLLSGRRHHCLSAVCVLMPDGKARIRIADTIVAFKRLEPREIDAYIACGEGLGKAGGYAIQGRAEAFVRFLSGSHSGVIGLPLFDTRALLETAGVPLG, from the coding sequence ATGCGCCTGATTCTCGCCTCGACCTCGCCCCGCCGCCGCGACCTGCTGGCGCGGATCGGTGCGGTGCCCGATCGGGTCGAGGCACCCGATATCGACGAAAATCCGCTGAAGGGCGAACTCCCGCGCCCCTACGCCCTGCGCCTTGCCGAGGCGAAGGCGCGCGCGATCGGGCCTCAGGACGGCGCGGTCGTGCTGGCCGGCGACACGACCATCGCGCTTGGGCGCCGCATCCTGCCGCCCGCCACCACCGAAGACGTCCAGCGCGAACTGCTCGGACTGTTGTCGGGCCGGCGTCACCACTGCCTGTCCGCCGTCTGCGTGCTGATGCCCGATGGCAAGGCGCGAATCCGCATTGCCGACACCATCGTCGCCTTCAAGCGGCTCGAGCCGCGTGAGATCGACGCCTACATCGCCTGCGGCGAGGGGCTGGGCAAGGCCGGCGGCTATGCGATCCAGGGCCGCGCGGAAGCGTTCGTCCGATTCTTGTCGGGCAGCCATTCAGGCGTGATCGGCCTGCCGCTGTTCGACACGCGCGCGCTGCTCGAAACCGCCGGCGTCCCGCTTGGCTGA
- the infA gene encoding translation initiation factor IF-1 codes for MAKEELLEMRGQVVELLPNAMFRVRLENDHEILGHTAGKMRKNRIRVLVGDEVLVELTPYDLTKGRITYRFK; via the coding sequence TTGGCGAAGGAAGAACTTCTCGAAATGCGCGGCCAGGTGGTCGAACTGCTGCCCAACGCGATGTTCCGCGTCCGGCTCGAGAACGATCACGAGATCCTGGGGCACACCGCCGGCAAGATGCGCAAGAACCGCATCCGCGTGCTGGTCGGCGACGAAGTCCTCGTCGAACTGACCCCCTATGACCTGACCAAGGGTCGCATCACCTACCGCTTCAAGTAA
- a CDS encoding alpha/beta hydrolase family protein, with amino-acid sequence MRLLPWIGLALATALPAQSPPAAPAVDPATPVPIAAFAELPLLESPRLSPDGSRLLAKGAVNGRQALLLTSLIDPKQRHTMGAPEDTDINWWRWVNDDWVLIGLGAQQDYFGQEIYVTRVLAISTDLKTTRKLDWTRSGVYADDVLWVAHDGSPRILLSKQTGIDTEADFQYSVFEIDVSTGKTRRVAEGRPNVHKWYADGDGQVRAGYQYNDATRGSVLLYRANNGEAFRPIARRVRKDEDGMTIPLTFRADGTSAVAFDDEGGFTALYEVSLPDLKLGKKLYALDGYDVDGILDNAEENDVIGAQVTDRHGHSVWFDQTLKELQEAIDGSVGDRRARIVSWNRTQTRFLVEVGTPSQPGGLYFWDTRNAKMNRLAWNSQSLQGRRLSPVSTIRYAARDGTPIEAVLTMPRHRIGQKNLPLIVLPHGGPFARDSEGWDWWTQYLAEIGYVVVQPNYRGSSGYGRAFAKKGEGEWGLKMQDDLNDAVTHLAKQGIADPKRVCMVGASYGGYAAMRAAQRDGGLYRCAISYAGVSDLAALRRYDSQFLNGRTIGDWLKTQAPDFQLISPRFHAADFSTPILLMHGKVDKRVPVAQSRALAAELKKAGKPYRYIEQPLGDHFFSRSEDRLQFLTEMTAFLKEHNPS; translated from the coding sequence ATGCGGCTGTTGCCATGGATCGGATTAGCGCTCGCCACCGCCCTGCCGGCGCAAAGCCCGCCGGCTGCACCCGCCGTCGATCCGGCAACACCCGTCCCGATCGCCGCCTTCGCCGAGCTTCCCCTGCTCGAATCGCCCAGGCTGTCGCCGGATGGCTCCCGCCTGCTGGCCAAGGGCGCGGTGAACGGGCGGCAGGCGCTGCTGCTCACCTCGCTGATCGATCCCAAGCAGCGGCACACGATGGGCGCGCCCGAGGATACCGACATCAACTGGTGGCGCTGGGTCAATGACGACTGGGTGCTGATCGGGCTGGGTGCACAGCAGGATTATTTCGGTCAGGAAATCTACGTCACCCGCGTGCTGGCGATCAGCACCGACCTGAAGACCACGCGCAAGCTCGACTGGACCCGGTCCGGGGTCTATGCCGACGACGTACTGTGGGTGGCGCATGACGGTTCGCCGCGCATCCTGCTGTCGAAACAGACCGGCATCGATACCGAGGCCGATTTCCAATATTCGGTGTTCGAGATCGACGTATCGACCGGCAAGACCCGCCGCGTCGCCGAAGGGCGTCCCAACGTGCACAAATGGTATGCCGATGGCGACGGGCAGGTCCGCGCCGGCTATCAGTATAACGATGCCACGCGCGGCTCGGTGCTGCTTTACCGCGCGAACAATGGCGAGGCGTTCCGCCCCATCGCCCGCCGCGTGCGCAAGGACGAGGACGGGATGACCATCCCGCTCACCTTCCGTGCCGACGGCACCAGCGCCGTCGCCTTCGACGACGAAGGCGGCTTCACCGCGCTCTACGAAGTCTCGCTGCCCGACCTGAAACTCGGCAAGAAGCTCTATGCGCTGGATGGTTACGACGTCGACGGCATCCTCGACAACGCGGAGGAAAACGACGTCATCGGCGCGCAGGTCACCGACCGCCACGGCCATTCGGTCTGGTTCGACCAGACGCTGAAGGAATTGCAGGAAGCGATCGACGGATCGGTCGGCGACCGCCGCGCCCGTATCGTGTCGTGGAACCGCACCCAGACCCGCTTCCTCGTCGAGGTCGGCACGCCGTCACAGCCCGGCGGGCTCTATTTCTGGGACACCCGCAATGCGAAGATGAACCGCTTGGCCTGGAACAGCCAGTCGTTGCAGGGCCGCCGCCTCTCGCCGGTCAGCACGATCCGCTACGCCGCACGCGACGGCACGCCGATCGAAGCCGTACTGACCATGCCGCGCCACCGGATCGGGCAGAAGAACCTGCCGCTGATCGTCCTGCCGCACGGTGGCCCCTTTGCGCGCGACAGCGAGGGCTGGGACTGGTGGACGCAATATCTGGCCGAGATCGGCTATGTTGTCGTCCAGCCCAATTATCGCGGATCGTCGGGCTATGGCCGCGCCTTTGCCAAGAAGGGCGAGGGCGAATGGGGCCTGAAGATGCAGGACGACCTGAACGACGCGGTCACCCATCTGGCCAAGCAGGGGATCGCCGATCCCAAGCGCGTCTGCATGGTCGGCGCATCCTATGGCGGCTATGCAGCGATGCGCGCCGCGCAGCGCGACGGCGGCCTGTATCGCTGCGCGATCAGCTATGCCGGTGTATCGGACCTGGCGGCGCTGCGCCGCTATGACAGCCAGTTCCTGAACGGCCGCACCATCGGCGACTGGCTGAAGACCCAGGCGCCCGATTTCCAGCTGATCTCGCCGCGCTTCCACGCCGCCGATTTCTCGACCCCGATCCTGCTGATGCACGGCAAGGTCGACAAGCGCGTCCCCGTCGCCCAGTCGCGCGCCCTCGCCGCCGAACTGAAGAAGGCGGGCAAGCCTTATCGCTATATCGAACAGCCGCTGGGCGACCATTTCTTCTCGCGCAGCGAAGACCGGCTGCAATTCCTCACCGAGATGACCGCGTTCCTGAAGGAGCATAATCCGTCGTGA